Proteins encoded in a region of the Haloarcula sp. CBA1129 genome:
- a CDS encoding PQQ-binding-like beta-propeller repeat protein, whose translation MPSSRRRYLRGCVATLGLASAGCLSVTETTETAPPESKNGTATHTQGEPFVAWQQPLVSEITAPPISVGSRLYVGTASGTVTSLATDDGSQQWSYNADDGIRSQPIAIGNSVVVVSGKEGLYEDHVVVALDAETGTEQWTFSPGEWWLELLGATEEMVYVGTNTDAPSKQGRTLYALAVSDGSVQWTGGVGDQYEGVVRDGTIYVASYGRFYAYDAETGTQRWAHDVSDYHAQTMVATDEAVCYAADVDETHGTVVAQDSDTGESLWTYDEGTVTSTTLHDGALYVGGSCVTALDPASGDQQWQAEQSGYVQQAPVLDGVLYACGDAVRSYDSATGDLGWTWEPDANVEGVVPAATVSETLYVDSWSNSDPRNRFKFALETTAGEKQWQFEAESGLTDLSADETRAYVAAENGTVYGLA comes from the coding sequence ATGCCCTCCTCCCGTCGACGATATCTTCGTGGCTGTGTTGCGACCCTTGGACTGGCGTCCGCCGGGTGTCTCAGCGTCACCGAAACTACGGAGACGGCACCACCGGAATCAAAGAATGGGACTGCTACTCACACGCAAGGAGAACCGTTCGTCGCTTGGCAGCAGCCCCTCGTCTCAGAAATCACCGCCCCACCAATTAGTGTGGGCAGCCGTCTGTACGTTGGGACAGCGTCAGGAACCGTCACATCACTCGCGACCGACGACGGGAGTCAGCAGTGGTCGTACAACGCGGATGACGGCATCCGCTCGCAGCCCATCGCTATCGGGAACAGCGTAGTCGTCGTAAGCGGGAAAGAAGGGCTGTACGAGGATCACGTCGTCGTGGCACTCGATGCTGAAACCGGCACGGAGCAGTGGACGTTCTCGCCCGGAGAGTGGTGGCTCGAACTGCTCGGCGCGACCGAGGAAATGGTGTACGTCGGGACGAACACCGATGCCCCTTCGAAGCAGGGACGAACGCTCTACGCACTCGCTGTCTCCGATGGGTCAGTGCAGTGGACTGGTGGAGTCGGCGACCAATACGAGGGTGTCGTGCGAGACGGGACAATATACGTGGCGTCGTACGGTCGGTTCTACGCGTACGATGCTGAGACCGGGACACAGCGGTGGGCTCACGACGTTTCGGACTACCACGCGCAGACGATGGTCGCCACCGACGAGGCTGTCTGTTACGCTGCCGACGTGGACGAGACTCACGGCACGGTAGTTGCCCAGGATTCCGACACTGGAGAGTCTCTCTGGACCTACGACGAAGGAACGGTAACGTCGACGACGCTTCACGATGGGGCGCTCTATGTCGGTGGCTCGTGCGTCACTGCGCTTGACCCCGCGAGCGGTGACCAACAGTGGCAGGCGGAACAGTCGGGCTACGTCCAACAGGCCCCAGTTCTGGACGGCGTTCTCTATGCATGCGGTGACGCCGTACGTAGTTACGACAGTGCCACCGGAGACCTCGGCTGGACGTGGGAGCCGGACGCGAACGTCGAAGGCGTCGTCCCGGCCGCAACCGTCTCGGAGACGCTATATGTGGACTCATGGTCGAACTCCGATCCGCGAAATCGGTTCAAGTTCGCGCTTGAGACAACGGCAGGGGAGAAACAATGGCAATTCGAGGCCGAGAGCGGTCTGACCGACCTGTCTGCCGACGAGACGCGAGCGTACGTCGCCGCCGAAAACGGGACTGTGTACGGACTGGCATAA
- a CDS encoding DNA topoisomerase VI subunit B, with the protein MTSYQSRLGEGEGIAEELAESQRAISIAEFFEKNKHMLGFDSEARALVTAVKEAVDNALDACEEAGILPDIYVEIQESGDYYKLIVEDNGPGITKEQAPKIFGKLLYGSRFHAREQNRGQQGIGISAAVLYSQLTSGKPAKITSRPKGQDEAQYFELIVDTDTNEPEISVDETTTWERPHGTRIELEMEANMRARSTLRDYIQDTAVVNPHARIEFDEPGLDESLKFERAERAELPDETEEIRPHPHGVELGTLLKMLEATDSYSVSGFMQEEFTRVGGKTADSVIANFNDRHYGRGMAWQPPKVNADAEIEAAVEDAVANKGAETTATFAAAVSDAIHDRDRVAYHEVEAIVDAAAEDAEADGDTTFGATVRENAVVAAWNAVSDELTADLYALIDDVTTKRKDDAAIEGLASRLADKFADEGRHRLTRDELRNYIDRAADMTEEQDDATYGETARENVLEALWAAAEGVPEEPPKVSDIADDRDTASELLSAMRETDIIAPPTDCLSPISAELVEEGLRKEFDADFYAASTRDASVHGGDPFIVEAGIAYGGELEAEGTVDVMRFANRVPLVYQRGACATTDVVKSIRWRNYNLDQPGGSGIPKGPAVIMVHVASTNVPFTSESKDAIANVPEMEDEIELAIREAARELKSYLNKRQSMQQRREKQDKLATILPEMAEKLTEVTDNDELHIDDSLARIMNNVLVEREVEDGTVRVRIENNDDTNADVELTDIVTAEPQDTNGATVVEMDGEWFVKWSPTVGAGETAVLEYSVTDEAEFTVSVDGVEEEKLTVNA; encoded by the coding sequence ATGACCTCGTATCAGTCGCGACTCGGCGAGGGCGAGGGGATCGCCGAGGAGTTGGCCGAGTCCCAGCGGGCCATCTCCATCGCCGAGTTCTTCGAGAAGAACAAGCACATGCTGGGCTTCGACTCGGAGGCCCGAGCGCTCGTCACGGCCGTCAAGGAGGCCGTCGACAACGCGCTCGACGCCTGCGAAGAGGCCGGTATTCTCCCCGATATCTACGTCGAAATCCAAGAGTCCGGCGACTACTACAAACTAATCGTCGAGGACAACGGCCCCGGTATCACGAAGGAACAGGCCCCGAAAATCTTCGGAAAACTCCTCTATGGCTCCCGCTTCCACGCCAGAGAGCAGAACCGTGGCCAGCAGGGGATCGGGATTTCCGCGGCCGTGCTCTACTCGCAACTCACCTCCGGCAAGCCGGCGAAAATCACCTCCCGACCGAAGGGCCAAGACGAGGCCCAGTACTTCGAACTCATCGTCGACACGGACACGAACGAGCCAGAGATCAGCGTCGACGAGACGACGACGTGGGAGCGCCCTCACGGGACGCGCATCGAACTGGAAATGGAGGCCAATATGCGGGCCCGGTCGACGCTGCGGGACTACATTCAGGACACCGCTGTCGTCAACCCCCACGCACGCATCGAGTTCGACGAACCGGGGCTGGACGAGTCCCTGAAGTTCGAGCGCGCCGAGCGTGCCGAACTCCCCGATGAGACGGAGGAAATTCGCCCCCACCCACACGGCGTCGAACTGGGGACGCTCCTGAAGATGCTCGAAGCCACGGACTCCTACTCCGTGTCGGGGTTCATGCAGGAGGAGTTTACCCGCGTCGGCGGGAAGACCGCCGACAGCGTCATCGCGAACTTCAACGACCGACACTACGGCCGCGGCATGGCCTGGCAGCCGCCGAAAGTCAATGCGGACGCCGAAATCGAAGCCGCCGTCGAGGACGCAGTGGCGAACAAGGGGGCCGAGACGACCGCGACGTTCGCCGCCGCCGTCTCCGATGCTATCCACGACCGCGACCGGGTCGCGTACCACGAGGTCGAAGCGATTGTGGATGCGGCGGCCGAGGACGCGGAGGCCGACGGCGACACGACGTTCGGCGCGACCGTTCGAGAGAACGCCGTTGTGGCCGCGTGGAACGCCGTCAGCGATGAACTGACTGCCGACCTCTACGCGCTCATCGACGATGTGACGACGAAACGCAAGGACGACGCCGCAATCGAGGGACTTGCGAGCCGTCTCGCTGACAAGTTCGCCGACGAGGGCCGGCATCGATTGACTCGCGACGAACTCCGGAACTACATCGACCGCGCGGCCGACATGACCGAGGAGCAGGACGACGCCACATACGGCGAGACGGCCCGCGAGAACGTCCTCGAAGCACTCTGGGCGGCTGCCGAGGGCGTTCCGGAGGAACCGCCGAAAGTCTCCGACATCGCAGACGATCGTGACACAGCGAGCGAGTTGCTGTCGGCGATGCGCGAGACGGACATCATCGCACCGCCGACAGACTGTCTCTCCCCAATCAGTGCGGAACTCGTCGAGGAGGGGCTCCGCAAGGAGTTCGACGCGGACTTCTATGCCGCGTCAACGCGGGACGCGTCGGTCCACGGCGGCGACCCGTTCATCGTCGAGGCCGGTATCGCCTACGGCGGCGAACTGGAAGCCGAAGGGACGGTCGACGTGATGCGATTCGCCAACCGCGTGCCGCTGGTGTACCAGCGCGGGGCCTGTGCGACGACGGACGTGGTGAAGTCGATCCGCTGGCGCAACTACAACCTCGACCAGCCCGGCGGCTCCGGCATCCCGAAGGGACCGGCCGTCATCATGGTCCACGTCGCCTCGACGAACGTCCCCTTCACGAGCGAGTCCAAGGACGCCATCGCGAACGTCCCCGAGATGGAAGACGAGATCGAACTCGCCATCCGGGAGGCCGCCCGCGAGCTCAAGAGCTACCTGAACAAGCGCCAGTCGATGCAACAGCGCCGCGAGAAGCAGGACAAACTCGCGACCATCCTGCCGGAGATGGCCGAGAAGCTCACCGAAGTCACCGACAACGACGAGCTCCACATCGACGACTCGCTGGCCCGCATCATGAACAACGTCCTCGTCGAGCGAGAGGTCGAGGACGGCACCGTCCGTGTTCGAATCGAGAACAACGACGACACGAACGCGGACGTGGAACTGACAGACATCGTCACTGCCGAACCGCAGGACACGAACGGCGCGACGGTCGTCGAGATGGACGGCGAGTGGTTCGTCAAGTGGTCTCCGACCGTCGGGGCCGGCGAGACCGCCGTGCTGGAATACAGCGTGACCGACGAGGCCGAGTTCACCGTCTCGGTCGACGGCGTCGAAGAGGAGAAACTCACGGTGAACGCCTGA
- a CDS encoding DNA topoisomerase IV subunit A, whose product MSTDSDNTPDTEEAREQLIDLAADFYDQFAGGEVPTMSIPTRTKSNIVFDEDEQVWVYGDRNSTRSAKTISGAEKILKAVYTIDFLSQQLEEDRSSTLRELYYLSESWDLDEAQFNTQDESNNLIEDLEIVSDVKREDFHMRPEESGAKVMGPLLLREQTNRGDREIHCQDDVGQGGYQIPNNPDTIEFLDNDAKFVLCVETGGMRDRLVENGFDDEYDALVVHLGGQPARATRRLIKRLHDELDLPVTVFTDGDPWSYRIFGSVSYGSIKSAHLSEYLATPEAQFIGIRPEDIVEYELPTDPLSDSDVNALESELEDPRFQTDFWEEQIELQLDINKKAEQQALASRGLDFVTDTYLPERLDEMGIL is encoded by the coding sequence ATGAGCACAGATTCAGACAACACACCCGACACCGAGGAAGCGCGCGAGCAACTCATCGACCTCGCGGCGGACTTCTACGACCAGTTCGCCGGCGGCGAGGTGCCGACCATGTCGATTCCCACCCGGACCAAGTCGAACATCGTCTTCGACGAGGACGAGCAGGTCTGGGTGTACGGCGACCGTAACTCCACGCGGTCGGCCAAGACGATATCCGGAGCCGAGAAGATTCTCAAAGCCGTTTACACCATCGACTTCCTCTCCCAGCAACTGGAAGAGGACCGCTCTTCGACCCTGCGTGAACTGTACTATCTCTCGGAGTCTTGGGACCTCGACGAGGCCCAGTTCAACACGCAAGACGAGTCGAACAACCTCATTGAGGACCTCGAAATCGTCTCCGACGTGAAACGCGAGGACTTCCACATGCGCCCGGAGGAGTCCGGCGCGAAGGTGATGGGGCCGCTGCTCCTCCGCGAGCAGACCAACCGCGGCGACCGTGAGATCCACTGTCAGGACGACGTCGGGCAGGGCGGCTACCAGATCCCGAACAACCCCGACACCATCGAGTTCCTCGACAACGACGCGAAGTTCGTCCTCTGTGTCGAGACCGGCGGTATGCGCGACCGCCTCGTCGAGAACGGTTTCGACGACGAGTACGACGCACTGGTCGTGCATCTCGGCGGCCAGCCCGCGCGGGCGACCCGGCGGCTCATCAAGCGCCTCCACGACGAACTCGACCTCCCGGTCACGGTGTTCACTGACGGTGACCCGTGGTCGTACCGCATCTTCGGGTCGGTCTCCTACGGTTCGATCAAGAGCGCGCACCTCTCGGAGTACTTGGCGACCCCCGAGGCACAGTTCATCGGCATCCGCCCGGAGGACATCGTCGAGTACGAACTGCCGACGGACCCGCTGTCGGACTCTGACGTGAACGCTCTGGAGAGCGAGCTGGAGGACCCGCGGTTCCAGACGGATTTCTGGGAGGAACAGATCGAACTCCAGCTCGACATCAACAAGAAGGCCGAGCAGCAGGCGCTTGCCTCCCGCGGACTTGACTTCGTGACGGACACGTATCTGCCCGAACGGCTGGACGAGATGGGCATACTATAG
- a CDS encoding MBL fold metallo-hydrolase, whose product MTVRHDGITAEWLGYATLRLEGDDTVVYFDPGRYGVLTGEWEPDTPGIGHPPTRDYAPKDGDIVCVTHIHHYDPDGIRRVAAEDATVVAFEGINVHATDRDLDRLADLDYEVRKVSMEADVLVDDVPIWTMPAYNHEDGRNVKDDGSPIHPKGIGCGFLVALDDTRVFWPGDTDVLDGHAELDVSLFVPSIAKNYTMNRHEAADLAEAMDPDLVLPMHYNTFESLEADSGAFAEDVAKRGVPVVLDEN is encoded by the coding sequence ATGACAGTCAGACACGACGGCATCACCGCGGAGTGGCTCGGCTACGCGACGCTGCGGCTGGAAGGCGACGACACTGTCGTCTACTTCGACCCCGGCCGCTACGGCGTCCTCACTGGTGAGTGGGAACCGGACACGCCCGGTATCGGCCATCCGCCGACGCGCGACTACGCGCCGAAGGACGGGGATATCGTCTGCGTGACCCACATCCACCACTACGACCCCGACGGCATCCGCCGCGTCGCCGCTGAGGACGCCACCGTGGTCGCGTTCGAGGGCATCAACGTCCATGCGACCGACCGCGACCTCGACCGTCTCGCCGACCTCGACTACGAGGTCCGAAAGGTGTCGATGGAGGCCGACGTGCTGGTCGACGACGTGCCTATCTGGACGATGCCGGCCTACAACCACGAGGACGGCCGGAACGTCAAGGATGACGGCAGCCCGATTCACCCGAAGGGCATCGGCTGTGGCTTCCTCGTCGCCCTCGACGACACCCGCGTGTTCTGGCCCGGCGACACCGACGTGCTGGACGGTCACGCCGAACTCGACGTGTCGCTGTTCGTCCCCTCCATCGCCAAGAACTACACGATGAACCGACACGAGGCCGCCGATCTGGCCGAAGCGATGGACCCGGACCTCGTGCTGCCGATGCACTATAACACGTTCGAGTCGCTGGAAGCGGACTCCGGTGCGTTCGCCGAGGATGTAGCGAAACGCGGCGTACCAGTCGTGCTCGACGAGAACTAG